Proteins from a single region of Geothrix sp. PMB-07:
- a CDS encoding SirB1 family protein: MMSLLDYLREDPECRNLAEGAVHAVAPALDDPAPDHLAMQLNEWAFLLAGRMPLPWNTHKALDELNHLLFVELGFEGDRETYDDPLNALLPAVIERRKGLPISLSILWVDLARRLGFDAVGVGLPGHFLAALRTDFGLLCFDPFHKGRAVGEDGSAELVRAATAGRVAFHRNMLRPATHRETLIRLVRNLHLRFMHAEDWDEALWTGTHLILLDPENPRSHKERAYIHLQREEAGPALVDLREALRLSPDPDPEIHAWLAQLKQI; encoded by the coding sequence ATGATGTCACTGCTGGACTACCTGCGCGAGGATCCGGAATGCCGGAACCTCGCTGAGGGCGCCGTCCACGCCGTCGCGCCTGCCCTGGATGATCCAGCTCCAGACCATCTCGCCATGCAGCTGAACGAGTGGGCCTTCCTCCTCGCGGGAAGGATGCCCCTGCCCTGGAACACCCACAAGGCGCTCGACGAGCTGAACCACCTGCTCTTCGTGGAACTGGGATTTGAAGGGGATCGCGAAACCTACGATGATCCCCTGAATGCCCTGCTGCCGGCCGTCATTGAGCGACGGAAGGGCCTGCCCATCTCCCTCAGCATCCTCTGGGTGGATCTGGCCCGTCGCCTGGGTTTCGATGCCGTGGGCGTGGGTTTGCCTGGCCACTTCCTGGCCGCCCTCCGCACCGATTTCGGGCTGCTTTGCTTTGACCCCTTCCACAAAGGGCGGGCCGTGGGAGAGGATGGCAGCGCTGAACTGGTGCGCGCCGCCACCGCAGGCCGGGTGGCCTTCCACCGGAACATGCTCCGCCCGGCCACCCATCGCGAAACCCTCATCCGCTTGGTGCGGAATCTCCATCTGCGCTTCATGCATGCGGAGGACTGGGACGAAGCCCTCTGGACCGGCACCCACCTCATCCTGCTGGATCCAGAGAACCCCCGAAGCCACAAGGAACGCGCCTACATCCACCTGCAGCGTGAAGAGGCCGGCCCTGCGCTGGTCGACCTGCGGGAGGCCCTGCGCCTGAGCCCCGATCCTGATCCCGAGATCCACGCCTGGTTGGCCCAACTCAAGCAGATCTAG